A genomic region of Magnolia sinica isolate HGM2019 chromosome 6, MsV1, whole genome shotgun sequence contains the following coding sequences:
- the LOC131249432 gene encoding uncharacterized protein LOC131249432 isoform X2, with translation MIRQIYVWIGCNSAKFGYLYAAATTRPNNMVSVTSILGGGADNAGSSMARRLVLRTGLNIILACNIPQNSPLLKADAERRLVQKLKSLGYLGPKSGGYTPA, from the exons ATGATAAGACAG ATCTATGTATGGATTGGATGCAACTCTGCAAAATTTGGATATTTGTATGCAGCTGCGACTACTCGACCT AACAATATGGTGAGTGTTACTTCCATACTAGGTGGTGGTGCTGATAATGCCGGTTCAAGCATGGCCCGTCGCTTGG TGTTGAGGACTGGCCTCAATATAATTCTGGCATGCAATATTCCTCAGAACAGCCCCCTGCTTAAG GCAGATGCAGAGAGAAGACTGGTTCAGAAGCTAAAAAGTCTTGGCTACCTTGGACCAAAATCTGGAGGTTATACACCCGCTTAA
- the LOC131249432 gene encoding uncharacterized protein LOC131249432 isoform X1, protein MMLGESEEHTSDDVPGPAEIHEVRTDQLGNEGHSSVAKAVDEGVEITCFTEDLKDATLHFQIIRMIRQIYVWIGCNSAKFGYLYAAATTRPNNMVSVTSILGGGADNAGSSMARRLVLRTGLNIILACNIPQNSPLLKADAERRLVQKLKSLGYLGPKSGGYTPA, encoded by the exons ATGATGTTGGGAGAGTCTGAGGAACATACTTCAGATGATGTTCCTGGGCCTGCTGAAATTCACGAGGTTCGTACAGATCAACTGGGTAATGAAGGACACTCATCCGTGGCGAAGGCAGTTGATGAGGGTGTGGAGATTACTTGTTTTACAGAGGACTTAAAAGACGCCACCCTCCATTTTCAGATCATACGGATGATAAGACAG ATCTATGTATGGATTGGATGCAACTCTGCAAAATTTGGATATTTGTATGCAGCTGCGACTACTCGACCT AACAATATGGTGAGTGTTACTTCCATACTAGGTGGTGGTGCTGATAATGCCGGTTCAAGCATGGCCCGTCGCTTGG TGTTGAGGACTGGCCTCAATATAATTCTGGCATGCAATATTCCTCAGAACAGCCCCCTGCTTAAG GCAGATGCAGAGAGAAGACTGGTTCAGAAGCTAAAAAGTCTTGGCTACCTTGGACCAAAATCTGGAGGTTATACACCCGCTTAA